One window from the genome of Macrobrachium rosenbergii isolate ZJJX-2024 chromosome 2, ASM4041242v1, whole genome shotgun sequence encodes:
- the LOC136846176 gene encoding small ubiquitin-related modifier-like — protein sequence MSDNADNKPEGEGNEYIKLKVVGQDSNEIHFRVKMTTQMGKLKKSYSERVGVPVASLRFLFDGRRINDEETPKALEMENDDVIEVYQEQTGGVH from the exons ATGTCTGATAATGCT GATAACAAACCCGAGGGCGAGGGAAACGAATACATCAAGCTAAAAGTAGTCGGGCAG GATTCTAATGAAATTCACTTCAGAGTTAAAATGACAACGCAAATGGGCAAACTGAAGAAGTCGTATTCTGAACGAGTGGGTGTGCCGGTAGCTTCGCTTCGCTTCCTTTTTGATGGTCGCCGTATTAACGATGAAGAGACACCTAAAGCA cttGAAATGGAGAACGATGATGTCATTGAAGTGTATCAGGAACAAACTGGTGGTGTCCATTGA